In Pseudomonas fluorescens, the following are encoded in one genomic region:
- the acnD gene encoding Fe/S-dependent 2-methylisocitrate dehydratase AcnD — MNTEFRKSLPGSHLDYFDVRAAVEAIQPGAYDTLPYTSRVLAENLVRRCDPATLTESLKQFIERKRDLDFPWFPARVVCHDILGQTALVDLAGLRDAIALQGGDPAQVNPVVPTQLIVDHSLAVERGGFDPEAFEKNRAIEDRRNEDRFHFINWTKKAFKNVDVIPPGNGIMHQINLEKMSPVIQVRDGVAFPDTCVGTDSHTPHVDALGVIAIGVGGLEAESVMLGRASWMRLPESVGVELTGKLQPGITATDMVLALTEFLRKQKVVGAWLEFFGEGASKLTLGDRATISNMAPEYGATAAMFYIDQQTIDYLKLTGREDEQVQLVENYAKQTGLWADSLKGAQYERGLTFDLSSVVRNMAGPSNPHARVAVSDLAAKGISGQWDDVPGQMPDGAVIIAAITSCTNTSNPRNVIAAGLLARNANKLGLTRKPWVKSSLAPGSKTVALYLDEAGLTKELDQLGFGVVAFACTTCNGMSGALDPVIQQEIIDRDLYATAVLSGNRNFDGRIHPYAKQAFLASPPLVVAYAIAGTIRFDIEKDVLGVVDGKEIRLKDIWPSDEEIDAVVKASVKPEQFRQVYIPMFAIHEDTGPKVAPLYDWREMSTYIRRPPYWEGALAGARPLKGMRPLAVLPDNITTDHLSPSNAIMLDSAAGEYLAKMGLPEEDFNSYATHRGDHLTAQRATFANPKLFNEMVQEDGKVKQGSLARVEPEGKVMRMWEAIETYMDRKQPLIIIAGADYGQGSSRDWAAKGVRLAGVEAIAAEGFERIHRTNLVGMGVLPLEFKAGTNRHTLAIDGSETYDVIGDRTPRADLTLVIHRKNGERVDVPVTCRLDTAEEVSIYEAGGVLQRFAQDFLEESAVAV, encoded by the coding sequence ATGAACACTGAATTCCGCAAATCGCTGCCCGGCAGCCACCTGGATTACTTCGACGTCCGCGCGGCAGTCGAGGCGATCCAGCCTGGCGCCTACGACACCCTGCCGTACACCTCCCGTGTGCTGGCGGAAAACCTTGTGCGTCGCTGCGACCCGGCCACGCTCACCGAATCCCTGAAGCAATTCATCGAGCGCAAACGCGACCTCGACTTCCCGTGGTTCCCGGCCCGCGTGGTGTGCCACGACATCCTCGGCCAGACCGCTTTGGTCGACCTCGCCGGCCTGCGTGACGCCATCGCCCTGCAAGGCGGTGACCCAGCGCAAGTCAACCCGGTGGTGCCGACCCAACTGATCGTCGACCACTCCCTGGCCGTCGAGCGCGGTGGTTTCGATCCAGAGGCGTTCGAGAAGAACCGCGCCATCGAAGACCGTCGCAACGAAGACCGGTTCCACTTCATCAACTGGACCAAGAAGGCGTTCAAGAACGTCGACGTGATCCCGCCGGGCAACGGCATCATGCACCAGATCAACCTGGAGAAAATGTCTCCGGTGATCCAGGTGCGTGACGGCGTGGCCTTCCCTGATACCTGCGTCGGCACCGACAGCCACACCCCGCACGTCGATGCGTTGGGCGTGATCGCCATCGGTGTCGGTGGTCTCGAAGCCGAAAGCGTGATGCTCGGCCGCGCATCGTGGATGCGTCTGCCGGAAAGCGTTGGCGTCGAATTGACTGGCAAGCTGCAACCGGGCATCACCGCCACCGACATGGTGCTGGCGCTGACCGAGTTCCTGCGCAAGCAAAAAGTGGTTGGCGCGTGGCTGGAGTTCTTCGGCGAAGGCGCATCAAAGCTGACCCTTGGCGACCGCGCGACCATCTCCAACATGGCTCCGGAATACGGCGCCACCGCGGCGATGTTCTACATCGACCAGCAGACCATCGACTACCTCAAGCTCACCGGCCGTGAAGACGAGCAGGTGCAGCTGGTCGAGAACTACGCCAAGCAGACCGGCCTGTGGGCTGACAGCCTCAAAGGCGCGCAATACGAGCGCGGCCTGACCTTCGACCTGTCCTCGGTTGTGCGCAACATGGCTGGCCCAAGCAACCCGCACGCCCGTGTCGCGGTTTCGGATCTGGCAGCCAAAGGCATCTCCGGCCAATGGGACGATGTGCCGGGCCAGATGCCGGACGGCGCGGTGATCATCGCCGCCATCACCAGCTGCACCAACACCAGCAACCCGCGCAACGTGATCGCCGCCGGCTTGCTGGCGCGCAACGCCAACAAGCTCGGCCTGACCCGCAAGCCATGGGTCAAGTCGTCCCTGGCACCGGGTTCGAAAACCGTGGCGCTGTACCTCGATGAAGCCGGTTTGACTAAAGAACTGGACCAGCTCGGTTTCGGCGTCGTGGCTTTCGCCTGCACCACTTGCAACGGCATGTCCGGTGCACTGGACCCGGTGATCCAGCAAGAGATCATCGACCGCGACCTGTACGCCACTGCCGTGTTGTCCGGTAACCGTAACTTCGACGGGCGGATTCACCCGTACGCCAAGCAGGCGTTCCTCGCGTCGCCGCCATTGGTCGTCGCTTACGCCATCGCCGGCACCATCCGTTTCGACATCGAAAAGGATGTGCTGGGCGTAGTGGATGGCAAGGAAATCCGTCTGAAAGACATCTGGCCGAGCGACGAAGAAATCGACGCAGTGGTCAAGGCTTCGGTGAAGCCGGAGCAGTTCCGTCAGGTGTACATCCCGATGTTCGCCATCCACGAAGACACCGGCCCGAAAGTCGCGCCGCTGTACGACTGGCGTGAAATGAGCACCTACATCCGCCGTCCGCCGTACTGGGAAGGCGCGCTGGCCGGCGCTCGTCCGCTCAAGGGCATGCGTCCGCTGGCAGTGCTGCCGGACAACATCACCACCGATCACCTGTCGCCGTCCAACGCCATCATGCTCGACAGCGCCGCTGGCGAATACCTGGCGAAAATGGGCCTGCCGGAAGAGGACTTCAACTCTTACGCGACTCACCGTGGTGACCACCTGACCGCGCAGCGTGCGACGTTCGCCAACCCGAAACTGTTCAACGAAATGGTTCAGGAAGACGGCAAGGTCAAGCAAGGTTCGCTGGCCCGCGTCGAGCCGGAAGGCAAAGTAATGCGCATGTGGGAAGCCATCGAGACCTACATGGATCGCAAGCAGCCGCTGATCATCATTGCCGGTGCCGACTACGGTCAGGGTTCGTCCCGCGACTGGGCGGCCAAGGGCGTGCGCCTGGCGGGTGTGGAAGCGATTGCCGCCGAAGGTTTCGAGCGCATTCACCGCACCAACCTGGTGGGCATGGGCGTGTTGCCGCTGGAGTTCAAAGCGGGCACCAACCGTCACACCCTGGCCATCGACGGCAGCGAAACCTACGACGTGATTGGCGACCGCACTCCACGTGCCGACCTGACGCTGGTGATCCATCGCAAGAACGGCGAACGCGTCGATGTGCCGGTGACCTGCCGCCTCGACACCGCTGAAGAAGTGTCGATCTACGAAGCCGGTGGCGTGCTGCAACGCTTCGCCCAGGACTTCCTCGAAGAATCGGCGGTTGCCGTCTAA